In Streptomyces sp. NBC_00306, a single genomic region encodes these proteins:
- a CDS encoding polysaccharide deacetylase family protein, with product MAQHGGGRGWYGKAMGAALGVTLLATGASVWTAQAGAVDSSSRTAAPATPGSDIKQVAATIAHASEAGARGVNITIDDGPDPVWTPQVLDVLGEYGVKATFCMVGTQAQAHPDLVKKVVAAGHRLCDHSVSHNTAMDKDSQTYQSQQILDAERMITKASGGVRPMYYRAPGGAFTPYSRKLAASRGMRPLGWNVDTKDFERPGTDVIVATVERELPGGPTLLFHDAGGDRTQTVEALRRLLPRLKERGYSFGFPVR from the coding sequence ATGGCGCAGCACGGCGGCGGGCGGGGCTGGTACGGCAAGGCGATGGGGGCGGCGCTCGGGGTGACACTGCTCGCCACCGGTGCCTCGGTGTGGACCGCGCAGGCCGGTGCCGTGGACTCGTCATCGAGAACGGCCGCGCCGGCCACGCCGGGCAGCGACATCAAGCAGGTCGCAGCGACCATCGCGCACGCCTCGGAAGCGGGCGCGCGGGGCGTCAACATCACCATCGACGACGGCCCCGACCCCGTGTGGACCCCTCAAGTGCTGGACGTGCTGGGGGAGTACGGGGTGAAGGCGACGTTCTGCATGGTGGGGACGCAGGCGCAGGCGCACCCGGACCTCGTGAAGAAGGTGGTCGCGGCCGGACACCGGCTGTGCGACCACTCGGTGTCGCACAACACCGCCATGGACAAGGATTCCCAGACCTACCAGTCGCAGCAGATCCTCGACGCCGAACGCATGATCACCAAGGCGTCCGGGGGCGTACGGCCGATGTACTACCGGGCGCCCGGTGGGGCTTTCACGCCTTACAGCCGCAAGCTCGCCGCTTCCCGGGGCATGCGCCCGCTGGGCTGGAACGTGGACACCAAGGACTTCGAGCGTCCGGGTACGGACGTCATCGTCGCCACCGTCGAGCGGGAGCTGCCGGGCGGACCGACACTTCTCTTCCACGACGCGGGCGGTGACCGCACGCAGACGGTCGAGGCCCTGCGCCGGCTCCTCCCCCGACTCAAGGAGCGGGGCTACTCTTTCGGCTTTCCCGTGCGCTGA
- a CDS encoding ATP-binding SpoIIE family protein phosphatase yields MDSTHLPSSSSAFDQVSRALGRYNPRGGPAADPADAQGDRAARHPAPDSLAAGHQEQILGAVNLNQDLMITRCNLDAPVFAGLDAAAGKPFVDLLPPWDVPTVTRRLRQVVETGQPHVARIQRLRRRDGSELVVSLSILPAAAPEEGLTVSIIAMAKRLHLYAAETAIGTSLDIGETAQSLAESLLAWGDVAAVDLDFAVWTGEGVTGQVRRRIRLRRAALVPDRAWPEGYVTPGDDLPGDASRLLAQAVLRNDAPQTIVIPDREAVERVLQSPRVVRALVPVDRSAGVACIPLVLDGVPPVVLGVAEVWRRADNPFRDSELLDLQELVARTAHHVDLARQHQREHTQVLALQRRLLPRTGGDTIAIASVYQPATPDSAGVGGDWVNSFPLPDGRTALVVGDVVGHGLGAAATMGQLSMEARALLSAGLAPDEVLEHLDETVTLLDDAESGLAAGYSALGSTCCIALYDPVSHYVALASAGHLPPVLVTPDGHAVPLALRPHPGLGAEFALREPFDVHTFVAPPGSLLALYTDGLVEDPALSIDEGIDRLADVVSTVHPWDALQQAARHVVSTLAPARQRDDVTLLLARMIGYREGDTATWRLPARLDAPARARAQVFALLRQWRTRNDTRDEMVLLVSELVTNAVRFAAGPITVRLIRAGNGLLCEVGDTGNGRPRLKRGDLLDDSGRGLSVVHRLTTRWGVRWTDTGKVVWAEVAR; encoded by the coding sequence ATGGACTCCACACATCTCCCTTCGTCCTCGTCGGCGTTCGACCAGGTCAGCCGAGCCCTGGGACGCTACAACCCGCGCGGTGGACCGGCCGCCGATCCCGCCGACGCGCAGGGGGACCGCGCCGCGCGCCACCCCGCACCCGACAGCCTGGCAGCCGGCCATCAGGAGCAGATTCTCGGCGCGGTCAACCTGAACCAGGATTTGATGATCACCCGCTGCAATCTGGACGCCCCCGTGTTCGCGGGTCTGGACGCCGCGGCCGGGAAGCCATTCGTCGACCTCCTGCCTCCCTGGGACGTACCGACGGTCACACGGCGGCTGCGGCAGGTCGTGGAGACCGGTCAGCCGCATGTCGCCCGAATCCAGCGCCTGCGCCGCCGCGACGGGTCGGAGCTGGTGGTCTCGCTGAGCATCCTGCCTGCCGCGGCGCCTGAGGAGGGCCTGACCGTCTCCATCATCGCCATGGCCAAGAGGCTGCACCTGTACGCCGCCGAGACCGCGATCGGCACGTCGCTCGACATCGGCGAGACCGCCCAGTCGCTGGCGGAGTCCCTGTTGGCCTGGGGAGACGTGGCCGCCGTCGACCTCGACTTCGCCGTGTGGACGGGTGAAGGCGTCACCGGCCAGGTGCGCAGGCGCATCCGACTGCGGAGGGCAGCCCTGGTGCCGGACCGGGCCTGGCCCGAGGGCTATGTGACACCGGGCGACGACCTCCCCGGCGACGCGAGTCGTCTGCTGGCGCAGGCGGTGCTTCGGAACGATGCTCCGCAGACCATCGTCATACCCGACCGCGAGGCGGTCGAGCGGGTGCTCCAGAGCCCACGAGTGGTGCGTGCCCTCGTGCCCGTCGACCGGTCGGCGGGTGTGGCCTGCATACCGCTGGTTCTGGACGGTGTGCCGCCCGTCGTACTGGGCGTGGCGGAGGTCTGGCGGCGGGCGGACAACCCCTTCCGCGACAGCGAGCTGCTCGACCTGCAGGAACTGGTGGCCAGGACCGCCCACCACGTCGACCTGGCTCGTCAGCACCAGCGAGAGCACACGCAGGTGCTGGCACTGCAGCGCCGACTCCTGCCACGGACCGGCGGCGACACCATCGCGATCGCCAGCGTCTACCAGCCCGCCACTCCCGACAGCGCGGGCGTCGGCGGCGACTGGGTGAACAGCTTTCCGCTGCCGGACGGCCGTACCGCGCTGGTGGTCGGTGACGTCGTCGGTCACGGCCTGGGAGCTGCGGCAACCATGGGCCAGCTGAGTATGGAGGCCCGCGCGCTGCTGTCCGCGGGGCTCGCACCGGACGAGGTACTGGAGCACCTGGACGAGACGGTGACGCTGCTGGATGACGCGGAGTCCGGGCTGGCGGCCGGGTACAGCGCCCTCGGCTCGACCTGCTGCATCGCCCTCTACGACCCGGTCAGTCACTACGTGGCGCTGGCCAGTGCCGGCCACCTGCCCCCGGTCCTGGTCACGCCGGACGGGCACGCGGTACCGCTCGCGCTGCGCCCTCACCCCGGCCTGGGCGCAGAGTTCGCGCTGCGGGAACCGTTCGACGTGCACACCTTCGTCGCCCCTCCGGGCTCCCTGCTCGCTCTTTACACCGACGGCCTGGTCGAGGATCCCGCCCTGTCGATCGACGAAGGCATCGACAGGTTGGCGGACGTCGTGTCCACGGTGCACCCCTGGGATGCCCTGCAGCAGGCCGCACGGCACGTCGTCTCCACGCTGGCTCCCGCGCGCCAGCGCGATGATGTGACGCTCCTGCTCGCGCGGATGATCGGCTACCGCGAGGGGGACACGGCGACCTGGCGGCTGCCCGCCCGCCTGGACGCCCCCGCTCGCGCCCGAGCGCAGGTCTTTGCGCTGCTGAGGCAATGGCGAACCAGGAACGACACCCGGGACGAGATGGTGCTGCTGGTCAGCGAGCTGGTCACGAACGCGGTCCGCTTCGCTGCCGGTCCCATCACGGTACGGCTGATCAGGGCCGGCAACGGTCTGCTGTGCGAGGTGGGCGACACCGGCAACGGCAGGCCACGCCTGAAGCGGGGCGACCTTCTCGACGACAGCGGTCGTGGCCTGAGCGTCGTGCACAGGCTCACGACCCGGTGGGGGGTGCGGTGGACGGACACCGGGAAGGTCGTCTGGGCGGAAGTCGCGAGGTGA
- a CDS encoding type III polyketide synthase: protein MAAYLCPPAVIHGEHAVKTSQIVAEVSDRHAHAAWAPRIDGIAASTGIETRGWMLPLETTVAPGNDSGLRTIGVEPAQQALTRDGFTQQDVDRVVAALETIPAPQTVQERTAPAWEAVQSYGERAARGALQSAGLDASDVDCLITSHSTTPALPGLDIALANKLPLRNDVMLLPATQWACIAGTRSLALAADLVAADPDRVVLVVIAEALSTTYQPADDTLESLIVRLLFADTAVAAVVTGRPRLESILRLDAAWHHTLPGTQDLHRLETRADGTHFVMDRRGPRAVQETVTAMWDWLRVRHQDSPGSWHPDVLLAHPGGTRVLEYMEQTMPETWPGGLLDYSRDSYTSGNRGGAAVFDILRRAHDAGQQKPGNRAVLYAAAPGLTATALEGEWL, encoded by the coding sequence ATGGCCGCATACCTCTGCCCTCCTGCCGTGATACACGGCGAGCACGCCGTCAAGACCAGCCAAATAGTGGCGGAGGTCAGCGACCGGCACGCGCATGCGGCGTGGGCGCCGCGGATCGACGGCATCGCGGCCAGTACGGGCATCGAGACTCGCGGGTGGATGCTGCCCCTGGAGACCACCGTCGCGCCCGGCAACGACAGCGGCCTGCGGACCATCGGCGTCGAACCGGCCCAACAGGCGCTGACACGCGACGGGTTCACCCAGCAGGACGTGGACCGCGTGGTCGCCGCCCTCGAGACCATTCCCGCGCCGCAGACCGTCCAGGAGCGCACGGCGCCGGCCTGGGAGGCTGTGCAGTCCTATGGGGAGCGTGCAGCGCGGGGAGCGCTGCAGTCAGCCGGGCTGGATGCCTCGGACGTCGACTGTCTGATCACCAGTCACTCCACCACCCCGGCGCTGCCCGGACTGGACATAGCCCTGGCCAACAAGCTGCCGCTCCGCAACGATGTGATGTTGCTGCCGGCCACTCAGTGGGCCTGTATCGCGGGGACCCGCTCCCTGGCGCTCGCGGCGGACCTCGTGGCCGCCGACCCCGATCGGGTCGTCCTGGTCGTCATCGCGGAGGCGCTGAGCACGACCTACCAGCCCGCGGACGACACTCTTGAGTCCCTGATAGTCCGGTTGCTGTTCGCGGACACGGCGGTCGCCGCGGTGGTCACGGGCCGCCCGAGGCTCGAATCGATATTGCGGCTCGACGCCGCCTGGCACCACACCCTGCCCGGCACCCAGGACCTGCACCGCCTGGAGACACGGGCGGACGGCACCCACTTCGTGATGGACCGGCGCGGGCCGCGCGCCGTGCAGGAGACCGTCACGGCAATGTGGGACTGGCTGCGCGTCCGTCACCAGGACTCCCCCGGCTCCTGGCACCCTGACGTGCTTCTCGCCCACCCCGGCGGGACCAGGGTCCTGGAGTACATGGAGCAGACGATGCCCGAAACGTGGCCTGGGGGGCTGCTCGACTACAGCCGGGACAGCTACACCAGCGGCAACCGCGGAGGCGCCGCCGTGTTCGACATCCTGCGGCGGGCGCATGACGCCGGGCAGCAGAAGCCCGGCAATCGCGCCGTTCTGTACGCGGCGGCACCGGGCCTGACGGCCACCGCCCTGGAAGGAGAGTGGCTGTAG
- a CDS encoding cysteine hydrolase family protein encodes MQENEYPPGCTGLLLIDTVNEVFAENGKGYPQYKEEFERIGVVENLKSLLAGARRNGLHIFFSGMSYSDDEYRNWRHKSGIHQAMFESRLFEQGTWAVQFHPDFTPGPGEVALAPHKNIDVFMTTDLDTQLQRRGVEYLAIAGMIGSMCVESTGRGAMERGYHVTMLKDATASDGGKQEYDSMVGRYPLFAHSVLTVDEYLAAVEKSTGVR; translated from the coding sequence ATGCAGGAAAACGAATACCCCCCTGGATGCACCGGACTACTTCTCATTGACACGGTCAATGAAGTCTTCGCAGAAAACGGGAAAGGATACCCGCAGTACAAGGAAGAATTTGAGAGAATCGGGGTGGTGGAGAATCTGAAAAGCCTTCTGGCGGGGGCGCGAAGGAACGGTCTGCACATCTTCTTTTCCGGTATGTCCTACAGTGACGATGAGTACAGAAACTGGCGACACAAGTCGGGCATACATCAGGCAATGTTCGAGAGCAGGCTTTTCGAGCAGGGGACATGGGCGGTGCAGTTTCACCCTGATTTCACGCCCGGCCCCGGCGAAGTGGCACTTGCGCCGCACAAGAACATCGATGTCTTCATGACAACGGACCTGGACACGCAGCTGCAGCGGCGAGGCGTGGAATACCTTGCCATTGCCGGGATGATCGGCTCGATGTGTGTTGAATCGACGGGTCGTGGCGCAATGGAACGCGGATACCACGTCACGATGCTGAAGGACGCCACGGCCTCTGATGGCGGTAAGCAGGAGTACGACAGCATGGTCGGCCGGTACCCGTTGTTCGCCCACTCCGTGCTCACTGTGGATGAGTACCTGGCCGCAGTCGAGAAAAGCACTGGAGTCAGGTAG
- a CDS encoding VOC family protein — protein MSAIKKFQVTFDSAEPERLARFWCEVLGYVAPPPPEGFATWDDFNLSQPPEQRDSWFACTDPSGVGPRLYFQRVPEGKVVKNRVHLDVRVGTGLVGDERLAALEAECARLVALGATHVQTLYADEENESCIPMQDIEGNEFCVD, from the coding sequence ATGTCAGCGATCAAGAAGTTCCAAGTCACCTTTGACAGCGCCGAACCTGAGCGCCTCGCTCGCTTCTGGTGCGAGGTGTTGGGGTACGTCGCACCGCCGCCGCCGGAGGGGTTTGCCACTTGGGATGACTTCAACCTTTCGCAGCCACCTGAGCAGCGGGATTCGTGGTTCGCGTGCACAGATCCCTCGGGTGTGGGCCCGCGGCTGTACTTCCAGCGCGTCCCCGAAGGCAAGGTCGTCAAGAATCGGGTGCATCTCGACGTCCGGGTCGGCACCGGGCTTGTGGGGGACGAGCGCCTCGCCGCGCTCGAAGCCGAGTGCGCACGACTGGTCGCGCTCGGCGCCACCCACGTGCAAACGCTGTATGCGGATGAGGAAAACGAGTCGTGCATCCCGATGCAGGACATCGAGGGCAACGAATTCTGTGTCGACTGA
- a CDS encoding alpha/beta fold hydrolase has protein sequence MTTNSRERSDVPPREVRIPAPDGGRLWVERNGTGSPVVLLHGAGMDSRLWNAIVPELARHHDVIRYDARGLGRSTRPDKPFSDVEDLRAVLNHFGLRRAALVGLSMGGETALDFALAHPERVTALALIGASVSGHVWPQSPELSAYATARRERATATLAELELAIWAAMGRTAPGGELIETMVASNAEQRVVSEEHCVLSMGRDAEPHLADIAAPTLVVHGEHDHPEIAVIAERLVADIPRACGETISDADHYLPLRTPERLTKLLLSHLP, from the coding sequence GTGACAACCAACTCCCGCGAACGATCTGACGTGCCTCCGCGTGAAGTCCGCATTCCTGCTCCTGACGGCGGTCGGCTCTGGGTGGAGCGCAACGGCACGGGAAGCCCGGTCGTGCTGCTGCACGGCGCCGGCATGGACTCCCGCCTGTGGAATGCCATCGTTCCGGAACTGGCCCGCCACCACGACGTGATCCGCTACGACGCCCGCGGGCTGGGACGCTCAACGCGTCCGGACAAGCCGTTCAGCGACGTCGAAGATCTGCGCGCTGTCCTCAACCACTTCGGCCTTCGTCGCGCCGCGCTCGTCGGGCTGAGCATGGGCGGGGAGACCGCGCTGGACTTCGCCCTCGCGCACCCGGAGCGCGTCACCGCACTGGCCCTGATCGGTGCCTCGGTCAGCGGTCATGTCTGGCCACAGAGTCCCGAGTTGTCGGCCTACGCCACGGCCCGGCGCGAGCGCGCGACGGCCACCCTGGCCGAACTGGAACTGGCGATCTGGGCAGCCATGGGCCGTACGGCTCCCGGAGGAGAGCTCATCGAGACGATGGTCGCCTCGAACGCCGAGCAGCGAGTCGTGAGCGAAGAGCACTGCGTCCTCTCCATGGGCCGTGATGCCGAACCACACCTCGCAGACATCGCCGCGCCGACGCTGGTCGTCCACGGCGAACACGATCACCCCGAGATTGCGGTGATCGCCGAGCGACTTGTCGCCGATATCCCCCGCGCCTGTGGCGAGACGATTTCGGACGCCGACCACTACCTGCCGCTCCGGACACCCGAACGTCTCACCAAGCTGCTGCTGTCCCACCTGCCCTGA
- a CDS encoding class I SAM-dependent DNA methyltransferase: MTSSELWTRATADRYDAEETERSSAAVLGPTLAFLAELAGEGRALEFAIGTGRVGVPLRERGVPVVGIELSEHMAAVLRRKIDESMLPVTIGDMATTVVPGRFTLVYLVYNTITNLLTQDEQVECFRNAARHLEPGGRFVIELGVPPLRFLPPGQFAVPFDVSEQHLGFDTFDLVEQILVSHHFTRDDENGHYRRGTSRHRYVWPAELDLMARIAGLELERRVADWDGGPFAQDSQKHVSVWRKPI, encoded by the coding sequence GTGACGAGCAGTGAACTGTGGACCCGTGCGACCGCCGACCGCTACGACGCCGAGGAGACCGAACGGTCCTCGGCTGCGGTTCTGGGACCGACTCTCGCCTTCCTCGCCGAGCTCGCCGGAGAGGGCCGGGCACTGGAGTTCGCCATCGGAACCGGACGAGTGGGCGTCCCGCTCCGGGAACGCGGCGTGCCGGTAGTGGGCATCGAACTGTCCGAGCACATGGCCGCGGTTCTGCGGCGCAAGATCGACGAGAGCATGCTCCCGGTCACCATCGGAGACATGGCCACCACCGTCGTCCCTGGGCGGTTCACCCTGGTCTATCTCGTCTACAACACCATCACGAACCTGCTCACGCAGGACGAACAGGTCGAGTGCTTCCGCAACGCCGCACGTCATCTGGAGCCCGGCGGGCGGTTCGTCATCGAGCTGGGCGTGCCGCCGCTGCGGTTCCTTCCGCCCGGCCAGTTCGCGGTACCGTTCGACGTCTCCGAGCAGCATCTCGGCTTCGACACCTTCGACCTGGTCGAGCAGATTCTGGTCTCGCACCACTTCACCCGCGACGACGAGAACGGCCACTACCGTCGTGGCACCTCGCGGCACCGGTACGTCTGGCCGGCAGAGCTCGACCTGATGGCGCGGATCGCCGGGCTCGAGCTCGAACGTCGCGTCGCGGACTGGGACGGAGGCCCGTTCGCCCAGGACTCCCAGAAGCACGTCTCCGTGTGGCGCAAGCCCATCTGA